Within the Methanobacterium sp. BRmetb2 genome, the region TAACTATTTTACACTTAACTAAGAAGTTTACCTACCATATAGGTGGATCGGGCCTCTAATATTTCCACATCCCGGAAGGTACCAGGTTCTGCTTCATCAACAATTACCATTTTATAAGAATCTGTAAATCCAGTGAAACCTCCCTTTGGGCCTTTTCCCGTTATTAAAATCTTATGTTTAGTGCCTAGAAGTCCCTGGTTTTTTTCGTAGGTAATCTTAAATTTTAGATCATCAAGTATCTTAGAGCGTTTCTTTACTATATTATAATCAATTTCATTAATTGAAGAAGATGTGGCTCTGGGCCTATGTTTATACTTGGAGATGTGTATGAAATCAGGTTCAATTTCCTGCATCAAGTTGCAGGTATCTTGGAATGCATTTTCATCTTCTGTAGGGTATCCCACAATTACATCAGTAGCAATCGATATCTCTGGTATCTCCTCCCTAAATCTGTTGATTATATATTTAAACTCATCAACTGAGTGTCCGCGTTTCATATCAGCTAATACCCGATCATTTCCACTTTGTATAGGTATGTGGAGAAATTTATATATTTTATCTCCTTTAAATGCCTTTATAACATTTTCAAGATCTCCCATTATATTTTTTGGGTGCATCATTCCTATCCTTACCCTGAAATTTCCTTCAATGCAGTTGATTTTTTCCATTAAAACAGATAAGG harbors:
- a CDS encoding threonylcarbamoyladenosine tRNA methylthiotransferase, with translation MKVYIETFGCTFNQGDSQIMAGMLEENHADIVPKVEDADVIILNTCYVKHPTEQKMLNRIHKLQKHFPDKKLIVAGCMVEIDPQKLKKIAPDAGWIGPHQIKSVSTVVKSVSQGEKPRLTGFTADVKAGLPKIRYNPYINIIQICEGCIGECTYCCTRFARGKLQSYPSAVIVSEAEKAIHDGCIELQLTAQDTAAYGKDTGETLSVLMEKINCIEGNFRVRIGMMHPKNIMGDLENVIKAFKGDKIYKFLHIPIQSGNDRVLADMKRGHSVDEFKYIINRFREEIPEISIATDVIVGYPTEDENAFQDTCNLMQEIEPDFIHISKYKHRPRATSSSINEIDYNIVKKRSKILDDLKFKITYEKNQGLLGTKHKILITGKGPKGGFTGFTDSYKMVIVDEAEPGTFRDVEILEARSTYMVGKLLS